TGGGCGAGCTGGTGGCCTTCCTCGCTTCCGACCGCGCAGCTTCCATAACGGGTGCCGAATACGTGATTGACGGCGGAACAGTACCTACGGTATAAGCAACGAACAGTCCGGCAAGCCAATGATGGCTGTGCCGGACTATTTTTTTGAAAGGTAGAAATGTTGGGGGGATTTTGTAAATAATCTTTAGCTTTTCTTTAGTTTTGGTTTAGACTGGATTAAGAATGGCAGGCTATAGTTACAGCTAGTGAGTAGCAAGACTTGCATGAAGAGAGAGACAGAGGGGGATTCAGCATGTATACCATTCTTATAGCCGACGATGAAGCGGAGATTGTGGAGCTGCTGCAGCTATATTTGGAGAAGGAATACCATATTCTGCAGGCCCAGAACGGAATGGAAGCGCTGAAGCTGATGCAGAGCCACAAGATTGACCTGGCGATTCTGGACATTATGATGCCGGGAATGGATGGGCTTCAGCTGCTGAAGCGGATTCGCGAGACGGAGCATTTTCCCGTCCTGTTCCTGTCGGCCAAGAGTCAGCACCATGACAAAATCCTCGGCCTGGAGCTGGGTGCAGACGACTACATCTCCAAGCCCTTCAATCCGCTGGAGATCGTGGCCCGTGCCGGGGCGCTGCTGCGCCGGGTGCATCAGTTCGACGCCAAGGCGGTGGAGGAGGAGAAGCCGAAGGACCAGATTGTGCTGGGCCGGCTGACCCTGGACCGGAGCAGCTGCCAGGTAGAGGTGGACGGTGAACCGGTCGCGCTGACCTCTACTGAATATAAAATTCTGGAGCTGCTGATGCAGCAGCCGGGCCGTGTTTTTACGCGTAAGAAGATCTATGAGACGGTCTGGGAGGACTTCTACGTGTATGAGGATAACAGTATCATGGTGCATATCAGCAACATCCGGGAGAAGATTGAACGCGATTCCAAGCGGCCGGAATACCTGAAGACAATCAGGGGATTGGGGTACAAAATTGAAGCACCCGTGGAAAAGTAGAGACAGCCGCCCGCTGCAAACGTCACTGACCATCGACTTCCTGCTGTTCAACTGTATGCTCCTGATGCTGGTGCTGGCCGTCTATTTATTTGTGCAGAAGGATATCACCCAAGTCATCCGCGAGAAAATGATTCCAGATCCCGACATGTCGGTGGAAGCCCATACGTATCTCGGTGAGCTGGGCGAAGGGCCGGAGAGCGAGCGTCTGCTGAAGAGCGGAGGCTGGCTGGAGCTGCTTGATTCCGGCAAGCGGGTCATCCAGGTGATTGGCGAGAAGCAGGATGATATTCAGATGTATGATGAGGAGACGCTGTATCAGGGACTGGAGAACCGCAGCAATCAGCCGTTTTACTACTCGATCACCAGCGTGCAGAATGACAGCGGGGCGGAGTGGCTGCTGCTGAAGCTTCCCCGGGATGTGGTCAAGGTGTCGATCAACAATGAGCTGCTGATGTCGTACCTGAATCATTCGGTGTTCTTCTATGTCTTTGTGGTCAGCGGGCTGATTCTGCTGCTGATCTTCGTGTACAGCTACTGGGTCTCCAGACGGATCAAGAAGCCGCTGCGGGTGCTGAATCTGGGCCTGAACCGGATGATGGAAGGGCATTACAATACCCGGATTGCATTGTACGCGGAGACGGAGTTCCTGCGGATCGGCAACAGCTTCAACTATATGGCCAATGTGATTGAGAAGACAACCGAGGAGAAGCGGCAGGCCGAGAAAAGCAAGCAGCGGCTGATGGTCGACCTGTCCCATGACCTGAAGACGCCGATTACGAGCATTCAAGGGTATGCGCAGGCGCTGATTGAAGGCCGGGTCACGGACCCCGAGCGGCAAGCGAAATACCTGAATTACATCTACACCAAGTCGGTGCAGGTGACGAAGCTCATTCAGCATATGCTCGACCTGCTTAAGCTG
This region of Paenibacillus sp. FSL K6-1096 genomic DNA includes:
- a CDS encoding response regulator transcription factor — its product is MYTILIADDEAEIVELLQLYLEKEYHILQAQNGMEALKLMQSHKIDLAILDIMMPGMDGLQLLKRIRETEHFPVLFLSAKSQHHDKILGLELGADDYISKPFNPLEIVARAGALLRRVHQFDAKAVEEEKPKDQIVLGRLTLDRSSCQVEVDGEPVALTSTEYKILELLMQQPGRVFTRKKIYETVWEDFYVYEDNSIMVHISNIREKIERDSKRPEYLKTIRGLGYKIEAPVEK
- a CDS encoding HAMP domain-containing sensor histidine kinase, with the protein product MKHPWKSRDSRPLQTSLTIDFLLFNCMLLMLVLAVYLFVQKDITQVIREKMIPDPDMSVEAHTYLGELGEGPESERLLKSGGWLELLDSGKRVIQVIGEKQDDIQMYDEETLYQGLENRSNQPFYYSITSVQNDSGAEWLLLKLPRDVVKVSINNELLMSYLNHSVFFYVFVVSGLILLLIFVYSYWVSRRIKKPLRVLNLGLNRMMEGHYNTRIALYAETEFLRIGNSFNYMANVIEKTTEEKRQAEKSKQRLMVDLSHDLKTPITSIQGYAQALIEGRVTDPERQAKYLNYIYTKSVQVTKLIQHMLDLLKLDSPDFILRIQRLELGDHLREIIADTYGEIEQKDFELHLQVPEEEVYAHYDPELFASVINNLIGNALAYNPEGTRIRVSVIPEETDIRVEIADNGIGIPKELWSTIFDPFVRGDEARTTASGGTGLGLSIAKKNVEKMEGTLLLESREGEPTVFVIRIPK